A stretch of Malus sylvestris chromosome 11, drMalSylv7.2, whole genome shotgun sequence DNA encodes these proteins:
- the LOC126591174 gene encoding uncharacterized protein LOC126591174, whose product MKEGKSVKLNGQQPQPPQHQNGHLSPFKFAKLLDPEASWDKDQLGDVLHWIRQAMALACGLLWGAIPLVGGIWFVIFLVISTGIIYGYYAMVLKVDEEDFGGHGALLQEGLFASITLFLLAWILVYSLGHF is encoded by the exons ATGAAAGAAGGGAAATCGGTAAAATTGAACGGTCAACAGCCGCAGCCGCCGCAGCACCAGAACGGTCACTTGTCGCCGTTCAAATTCGCCAAGTTGTTGGATCCGGAAGCTTCCTGGGACAAG gaTCAATTGGGAGATGTCTTGCATTGGATTCGACAAGCAATGGCCCTCGCATGTGGGCTACTGTGGGGTGCAATACCATTGGTCGGAGGCATATGGTTCGTCAT ttttttgGTAATATCGACTGGAATTATATATGGCTACTACGCAATGGTACTAAAGGTTGACGAAGAAGACTTTGGTGGCCATGGAGCTCTCCTCCAAGAGGGGCTTTTTGCTTCCATAACTCTTTTTCTG